ACTTCATCCAGGTCGACACGGATGGTGCCCGCACGGTCGGAGAGCTTGCGCGCCAGCGTGCTCTTGCCCGAGCCTGAGTTTCCGAAGATCACTATCATTTCTTGGTGTCTATTCAGATGGATCGGCGCGAGGCGCGACCTTGTCGCGCAGACCACGCGCATCGAAGCTATCCGTTCGGCTGCAGCAGGTCCCACAGATTACCGTACAGGTCCTCGAACACCGCCACCGTGCCGTAGGGCTCTCGACGAGGCGACCGTACGAAGTTGACGCCACGAGCCGTCATCTTGGCGTAGTCGCGATCGAAATCATCCGTGCCGAGGAAAAAGGCCACCCGGCCGCCGCTTTGGTCGCCGATACGCGCCGCTTGCGCCGACGTGGAGGCGCGCGCCAGCACCAAGCCCGCTCCACTGGCGCCAGGCAGATCGACCACCACCCAACGCTTGTCTTGCACAGGGATGTAAGTGTCTTCACGCACAGTGAAGTCCTTGGCAAAGGTCTTGCCAATACCTGGAATCTCGTTCAGGGCCGTCGCCACAACCTAAAGCACCCACTCCATGTACATCGCGTCGACCTCCTCAGCCCCCAGGCGCTCGTAGAAGGTACGCGCGCCGGTATTGCTGCGCGCCACGATCCAGCGCGCACGCGCCGCCCCGAGTACCTTCGCGGATTCACCCGCCGCCCGCATCAGCTGCGCCCCGATCCCCTGCTGGCGGCAGTGATCGGCCACGTAGAGGTCCACCACGTGCAGGATCCGCTGCGCGTGCTCGGCGTCGTAGCCGAGCGTGAAGATAAGGTACCCCACCAGCGGCGACGACGGCGCCTCGGCCACCAGCGTGGAGAAGGCAGCGTTCGGGCCGAATCCGTCGCGCACGAAGACGGCCGCCGTCAGGCGCTCCTGTACGTCTTCGCCCAGGCCGCGAAGGTAGCGCGTGAACTCGCCGTAGAGGTCAGCGATCTCGGCGGCATCGCTCTCGAGCGCCGGCCTGATGCGAACGTTCACGATCCACCTCGCGCGAGCAGGTCGACGTAGGCCCCTTGCACCAGACAGTGCTGACCCACGCCCAAGCGCTCCAACAAGGCCTGCGCCTCGGCGATCCCCACCTCCACCGCTT
This portion of the Pseudomonadota bacterium genome encodes:
- a CDS encoding VOC family protein, whose protein sequence is MNEIPGIGKTFAKDFTVREDTYIPVQDKRWVVVDLPGASGAGLVLARASTSAQAARIGDQSGGRVAFFLGTDDFDRDYAKMTARGVNFVRSPRREPYGTVAVFEDLYGNLWDLLQPNG
- a CDS encoding N-acetyltransferase, whose translation is MNVRIRPALESDAAEIADLYGEFTRYLRGLGEDVQERLTAAVFVRDGFGPNAAFSTLVAEAPSSPLVGYLIFTLGYDAEHAQRILHVVDLYVADHCRQQGIGAQLMRAAGESAKVLGAARARWIVARSNTGARTFYERLGAEEVDAMYMEWVL